Proteins from a genomic interval of Pseudomonas asplenii:
- a CDS encoding (2Fe-2S)-binding protein: MPELTLDGRALRVAEGTTVAAALALGGDGCSRTSVSDQRRAPLCGMGICQECRVSIDGYRRLACQTLCQDGMRVETRP; the protein is encoded by the coding sequence CGCGCCCTGCGCGTCGCCGAAGGCACCACCGTTGCCGCCGCCCTGGCCCTGGGCGGGGACGGCTGCAGCCGCACGTCGGTCAGTGACCAACGCCGGGCGCCGTTGTGCGGCATGGGCATCTGCCAGGAGTGCCGGGTCAGTATCGACGGCTATCGCCGCCTGGCCTGCCAGACCCTGTGCCAGGACGGCATGCGCGTGGAGACCCGGCCATGA
- the lhpI gene encoding cis-3-hydroxy-L-proline dehydratase, with protein sequence MSSTPTVLTGRSLVEGSAQGPLLFADVGLSFWGGVDPFSGEVIDRHHPLSGEHLAGRVLALPSGRGSCTGSSVMMEAISNGHAPAALVLAEADEILTLGVLVARVIFERSLPVLCIGTQAFAALRDRAFARVEGTHLSLFDDCPEDRWQALQAPLSNDRTQVEIELTEHDRALLAGHYGKAAQVAMRIVLQMAELQGAKALLDVTQAHIDGCIYTGPASLRFAEQLVQWGAQVRVPTTLNSISVDQRRWRELGVDAALGEPASALGTAYMAMGAQLSYTCAPYLLDSAPKAGEQIVWAESNAVVYANSVLGARTQKYPDYLDICIALTGRAPLTGCHLTERRKAQLQIEVPAVEPLDDAFYPLLGYHIGLLCGSRIPLIHGLERNQPSLDDLKAFGAAFATTSAAPLFHIAGVTPEALDPTQVADASLPVKHINLSDLLESWHALNCARTPSVDVVSLGNPHFSLGEFAHLARLCEGRHKHPAVVVAITCGRAVLEQARAAGHLEAIEGFGATLITDTCWCMVGEPVIPPNARTLMTNSGKYAHYAPGLVGRSVHFASLAECVDSACTARTSGRLPAWLQQEEAAHV encoded by the coding sequence ATGTCCAGCACGCCCACTGTCCTGACCGGACGCAGCCTGGTCGAGGGGTCTGCCCAAGGTCCCCTGCTGTTTGCCGATGTCGGCCTCAGTTTCTGGGGTGGCGTCGATCCGTTCAGCGGCGAGGTGATCGACCGCCATCATCCCCTGAGCGGCGAACACCTGGCCGGTCGCGTGCTGGCGCTACCCAGCGGGCGCGGCTCATGCACCGGCAGCAGTGTGATGATGGAAGCGATCAGCAACGGCCATGCACCGGCCGCGTTGGTGCTGGCCGAGGCCGATGAGATCCTGACGTTGGGTGTGCTGGTGGCACGGGTGATTTTCGAACGTTCCCTGCCGGTGCTGTGCATCGGCACGCAGGCATTCGCCGCCCTGCGCGACCGTGCCTTCGCCCGGGTCGAGGGCACACACCTGAGCCTGTTCGACGACTGCCCCGAGGACCGTTGGCAGGCCCTGCAAGCGCCGCTGTCGAACGACCGCACGCAGGTTGAGATCGAACTGACCGAACACGACCGGGCCCTGCTCGCGGGCCATTACGGCAAGGCCGCCCAGGTCGCCATGCGCATCGTTCTGCAAATGGCTGAACTGCAAGGGGCGAAGGCCCTGCTGGACGTGACACAGGCCCATATCGACGGCTGCATCTATACCGGGCCGGCGAGCCTGCGCTTTGCCGAACAACTGGTGCAATGGGGCGCGCAGGTGCGCGTCCCGACCACCCTCAATTCCATTTCCGTGGACCAGCGACGCTGGCGCGAGCTGGGGGTCGACGCCGCCCTTGGCGAACCGGCCAGCGCCCTGGGCACGGCCTACATGGCCATGGGGGCGCAACTGAGCTACACCTGCGCGCCCTACCTGCTCGACAGCGCGCCCAAGGCTGGCGAACAGATCGTCTGGGCCGAATCCAACGCCGTGGTCTACGCCAACAGCGTGCTCGGCGCCCGCACCCAGAAATACCCCGACTACCTGGATATCTGCATTGCCCTGACTGGCCGCGCGCCGCTGACCGGCTGCCACCTGACCGAACGGCGCAAGGCGCAGTTGCAGATCGAAGTGCCTGCGGTGGAGCCACTCGACGACGCCTTCTATCCGCTGCTTGGCTACCACATCGGCCTGCTCTGCGGCAGCCGCATCCCGCTGATTCACGGACTGGAGCGCAACCAGCCCAGTCTCGACGACCTCAAGGCGTTTGGCGCGGCGTTCGCTACCACGTCGGCGGCACCGCTGTTTCATATCGCCGGGGTCACGCCCGAAGCCCTCGACCCGACGCAAGTGGCGGACGCATCCCTGCCCGTAAAACACATCAACCTGAGCGACCTGCTGGAAAGCTGGCACGCGCTGAACTGCGCCCGTACTCCATCGGTAGACGTCGTCTCGCTGGGCAACCCGCACTTCTCCCTCGGCGAATTCGCTCACCTGGCGCGGCTGTGCGAAGGCCGCCACAAGCACCCGGCGGTGGTCGTCGCGATCACCTGCGGCCGGGCCGTGCTGGAACAGGCTCGGGCAGCAGGCCACTTGGAGGCGATCGAAGGCTTCGGCGCCACGCTGATCACCGACACTTGCTGGTGCATGGTCGGCGAACCGGTGATCCCGCCGAACGCCCGCACCCTGATG
- a CDS encoding NAD(P)/FAD-dependent oxidoreductase, protein MIETTDLLIIGAGPAGIAAALAAAPSGARISLIDDNPLAGGQIWRDGPQAKLPPLARQLRQRLHACANVRYYPATRVIAQSAPKQLLLEDPQRGWQIRYDKLLLCTGARELLLPFPGWTLPGVTGAGGLQALIKGGLPMSGERLVIAGSGPLLLASAATARQAGAQILRVAEQASRAAVAGFAAQLPRWPHKWLQAFGLFDRHYRTDTHVLAALGSDRLEGVRLRQRGKIVELACDRLACGFGLIPNTQLGQALGCALEGQAIAVDDWQASSLADHYAAGECTGFGSSELALVEGAIAGHAAVGEQDAARALWPRRARWQGFADTLNKAFVLDPRLKSLAEPETLVCRCEDVTYAALLGHRDWREAKLASRCGMGACQGRVCGGATSHLFGWQPAAARPPFSPARIDTLLCLDDTPQA, encoded by the coding sequence ATGATCGAAACCACCGACCTGCTGATCATCGGTGCTGGCCCCGCCGGCATTGCCGCCGCCCTCGCGGCTGCACCCAGCGGTGCACGCATCAGCCTGATCGACGACAACCCGCTGGCCGGCGGGCAGATCTGGCGTGACGGGCCGCAGGCCAAACTGCCGCCCCTGGCCCGGCAATTGCGCCAACGCCTGCACGCCTGCGCCAACGTGCGCTATTACCCTGCCACCCGAGTGATCGCCCAAAGTGCGCCGAAACAACTGTTGCTCGAAGATCCGCAACGGGGCTGGCAGATCCGCTACGACAAACTGCTTCTGTGCACCGGCGCCCGTGAGCTGCTGCTGCCCTTCCCCGGCTGGACCCTGCCCGGCGTCACCGGCGCCGGCGGCCTGCAGGCGCTGATCAAGGGCGGTCTGCCGATGAGTGGCGAACGCCTGGTCATCGCTGGCAGCGGCCCGTTGCTGCTGGCCAGCGCGGCCACTGCCCGGCAGGCTGGCGCGCAGATCCTGCGGGTCGCCGAACAGGCATCGCGTGCCGCCGTCGCCGGCTTTGCCGCGCAACTGCCACGCTGGCCGCATAAATGGCTGCAAGCCTTCGGTCTGTTCGACCGCCACTATCGCACCGATACCCACGTGCTCGCCGCCCTTGGCAGTGACCGCCTGGAAGGCGTGCGTCTGCGGCAGCGCGGCAAGATCGTCGAACTGGCTTGCGACCGATTGGCCTGCGGTTTCGGCCTGATCCCCAACACCCAGCTCGGCCAGGCCCTGGGTTGCGCGCTCGAGGGCCAGGCCATCGCCGTCGACGACTGGCAGGCCAGCAGCCTGGCCGACCATTACGCAGCCGGTGAATGCACCGGTTTCGGCAGCAGCGAGTTGGCCCTGGTCGAAGGTGCGATTGCCGGCCACGCGGCGGTGGGCGAGCAGGACGCCGCGCGCGCGCTGTGGCCACGCCGGGCGCGCTGGCAGGGTTTCGCCGACACCTTGAACAAGGCTTTCGTCCTCGACCCACGGCTCAAGTCCCTGGCCGAACCGGAGACCCTGGTCTGCCGTTGCGAAGACGTCACCTACGCCGCCCTGCTCGGCCACCGCGACTGGCGCGAGGCCAAGCTGGCCAGCCGTTGCGGCATGGGCGCCTGTCAGGGACGGGTGTGCGGCGGCGCCACCTCGCACCTGTTCGGCTGGCAGCCCGCAGCAGCACGGCCACCGTTCAGTCCGGCACGGATCGACACCCTGTTGTGCCTCGACGACACGCCTCAGGCATGA
- a CDS encoding ABC transporter substrate-binding protein, with product MKNPVFAAALSVVLSSSFVATAQADKLDDIISSGKLRCAVTLDFPPMGSRDASNKPVGFDVDYCNDLAKVLGVSAEVVETPFADRIPALMSDRVDVITASTSDTLERAKTIGMSIPYFAFQMVVLTREDTGITKYEDLKGKNVGNTSSTYEAIALEKDQKSWGSGSFRAYQSQNDTILAVAQGHIDATVVTNTVAAATLKSGKYKGLKVVGNAPYVIDYVSLGAARNEYGLINYLNLFVNQQVRTGRYKELFTKWVGTEIPPTELTIPHVYY from the coding sequence ATGAAAAATCCCGTTTTTGCCGCAGCGCTCAGTGTGGTTCTCAGCTCTTCCTTCGTCGCCACGGCCCAGGCCGACAAGCTCGACGACATCATCAGCTCGGGCAAGCTGCGTTGCGCCGTAACCCTCGACTTCCCACCGATGGGCTCGCGCGATGCCAGCAACAAGCCGGTGGGCTTTGACGTCGACTATTGCAACGACCTGGCGAAAGTCCTCGGGGTCAGCGCCGAGGTCGTCGAAACGCCGTTTGCCGATCGCATCCCGGCCCTGATGTCGGACCGCGTCGACGTCATCACCGCGTCCACCTCCGACACCCTCGAACGTGCCAAGACCATCGGCATGAGCATTCCCTACTTCGCCTTCCAGATGGTCGTCCTGACCCGCGAGGACACCGGTATTACCAAATACGAGGATCTCAAGGGCAAAAATGTCGGCAACACCAGCAGCACCTACGAAGCCATCGCCCTGGAGAAGGACCAGAAGAGCTGGGGCAGCGGCAGCTTCCGTGCCTACCAGTCGCAGAACGACACCATCCTGGCCGTGGCCCAGGGGCATATCGACGCCACCGTCGTCACCAACACCGTGGCCGCCGCCACGCTCAAGTCCGGCAAATACAAGGGGCTGAAGGTCGTCGGCAATGCCCCGTACGTGATCGACTATGTGTCGTTGGGTGCCGCACGCAACGAGTACGGCCTGATCAACTACCTCAATCTGTTCGTCAACCAGCAGGTGCGTACCGGACGCTACAAGGAACTGTTCACTAAATGGGTCGGCACCGAGATTCCACCGACCGAGCTGACCATTCCCCACGTCTATTACTGA
- a CDS encoding AraC family transcriptional regulator, protein MYAPPYSFKPCDLPTLLSSLHAIAPLLDTLADVVFFIKDAEARYAFANQTLARRCGFKHTGQLLGLTADRVFPERFGASYTEQDRRVLGSGRELADQLELHLYYGNQPIWCLTHKVPLRDPQGQIVGLAGISRDLQLPQSNHPSFQKVAAVDAHIREHFAQPISLAELTRIAGLSVAQLERQCKRIFQLTPRQMIHKARLEEASQLLVQADLPITEIALRCGYTDHSAFSRQFRALTGLSPSHYRETHRQR, encoded by the coding sequence ATGTATGCCCCGCCCTACAGCTTCAAGCCCTGCGACCTGCCGACGCTGCTGAGCAGCCTGCACGCCATCGCGCCGTTGCTCGATACCCTGGCGGACGTGGTGTTCTTCATCAAGGATGCCGAGGCCCGCTACGCCTTCGCCAACCAGACCCTGGCCCGGCGCTGCGGCTTCAAGCACACCGGACAATTGCTCGGGCTGACCGCCGACCGGGTGTTCCCCGAACGCTTCGGCGCGTCCTATACCGAACAGGATCGTCGGGTGCTCGGCAGTGGTCGCGAACTGGCCGATCAACTGGAGCTGCACCTGTATTACGGCAACCAGCCGATCTGGTGCCTGACCCACAAGGTGCCGCTGCGCGATCCGCAAGGACAGATCGTCGGCCTGGCGGGCATTTCCCGTGACCTGCAATTGCCACAGTCGAACCATCCGTCCTTTCAGAAAGTCGCAGCGGTGGACGCGCATATCCGCGAGCATTTTGCCCAGCCCATCAGCCTCGCCGAACTGACCCGGATCGCCGGCCTGTCGGTGGCCCAGCTGGAGCGTCAGTGCAAGCGGATCTTCCAGCTCACGCCACGACAGATGATTCACAAGGCAAGGCTGGAAGAAGCCTCGCAACTGCTGGTGCAGGCAGACTTGCCGATCACCGAGATTGCCTTGCGTTGTGGCTATACCGACCACAGCGCGTTCAGCCGCCAGTTCCGGGCGCTGACGGGATTGTCGCCGAGCCATTATCGCGAGACCCATCGCCAGCGGTGA